The following proteins come from a genomic window of Acetivibrio cellulolyticus CD2:
- a CDS encoding glycosyltransferase — MENIIRILVINPWGINGDDQYANGFCSGMSKIADVDLVTNYYYPHLKSSYNVYNIFFKFSENMNKGLLRRVLRGYEYWATYRRILKLIRKNNYDIIHIQWLLFYSLDIKLLDKIKKHCKKLVLTAHNAIPHVNGESKVNILQKLYDKFDAIVIHGNFIWEELKKYFKLDDRKIFIQKHGRKYENVKEADPSDLHGIRLQLKERFMTADKIFLFLGNMFYNKGTDRLVNVWLKTQNKNNLLVLAGRKYNDYNELTNLEPLMKERKDIIYLNEFVDNDVVDFLFNSCDCVVLPYRHASMSGVIFSAAGFRKTFLCTDVGSFKEYMIDGKTGFIADNDDNGFEDLLSYIIENIDKQTLQLMGIDNYNFINEICDWDSITRKLYDECYMS; from the coding sequence GTGGAAAATATTATTAGGATACTAGTAATTAATCCTTGGGGAATAAATGGAGATGACCAGTATGCAAATGGATTTTGTTCGGGAATGTCAAAGATAGCAGATGTTGATCTTGTGACAAATTATTACTACCCACACTTAAAAAGTTCTTATAATGTGTATAATATTTTTTTCAAATTTTCTGAAAATATGAATAAGGGTTTATTGAGAAGGGTATTGAGAGGATATGAATATTGGGCTACATATAGAAGGATATTGAAGTTAATCAGAAAGAATAATTATGACATAATACATATCCAGTGGCTTTTATTTTATTCATTGGATATTAAACTATTAGATAAGATTAAAAAGCATTGCAAAAAGCTTGTTCTCACAGCTCATAATGCAATACCACACGTTAATGGAGAGAGTAAGGTTAACATTTTACAAAAGTTATACGATAAATTTGATGCTATTGTGATTCATGGGAATTTTATTTGGGAAGAGTTAAAAAAGTACTTTAAATTGGATGATAGAAAAATATTTATCCAAAAACATGGTAGAAAATATGAAAATGTTAAGGAAGCTGATCCATCAGACTTACATGGAATTAGACTTCAACTTAAGGAAAGATTTATGACCGCTGATAAAATATTTTTGTTTTTGGGTAATATGTTTTATAACAAGGGTACAGATAGATTAGTAAATGTATGGTTAAAGACACAAAATAAAAATAACCTATTAGTTTTAGCAGGAAGGAAGTATAATGATTATAATGAACTTACAAACTTAGAACCTTTAATGAAGGAAAGAAAAGACATTATTTATTTGAATGAATTTGTAGATAATGATGTTGTTGATTTTTTATTTAATTCATGTGATTGTGTAGTATTGCCATATAGGCATGCGAGTATGAGTGGTGTTATATTTTCTGCTGCAGGGTTTAGAAAAACTTTTTTATGTACAGATGTTGGTAGCTTTAAAGAGTATATGATTGATGGAAAGACGGGATTTATTGCAGATAATGACGATAATGGCTTTGAAGATTTGCTTTCATACATTATTGAAAATATTGATAAACAGACACTTCAACTCATGGGGATTGACAATTATAACTTCATTAATGAGATATGCGACTGGGATAGTATTACGAGGAAACTATATGATGAATGCTATATGAGTTAG
- the gmhB gene encoding D-glycero-beta-D-manno-heptose 1,7-bisphosphate 7-phosphatase produces MAKAVFLDRDGTINVEKNYVYKIEDFEFIDGTKEAIKRLNDNDYKVIVITNQAGIARGYYKEEDVFKLHNFMNKELSKIGAQVDAFYYCPHHPTAGDEKYRIECNCRKPKSGLIVKAVKDFELDLSKCWLIGDKESDIIAGQRVGIKTILVRTGYGSTVDNCKTIQCESLIESVDYILNYCF; encoded by the coding sequence ATGGCAAAAGCAGTCTTTCTTGATAGAGATGGCACAATAAATGTAGAAAAGAATTATGTTTATAAAATAGAGGATTTTGAATTCATTGATGGAACTAAAGAAGCTATCAAGCGATTAAACGACAATGATTACAAGGTTATAGTAATTACAAATCAAGCTGGTATAGCAAGAGGATATTATAAAGAAGAGGATGTATTTAAGCTTCATAATTTTATGAATAAGGAGCTTAGCAAAATTGGTGCCCAAGTAGATGCGTTCTACTATTGCCCTCATCACCCAACAGCGGGTGATGAAAAATACAGAATCGAGTGTAATTGTCGAAAACCAAAATCTGGACTTATTGTGAAGGCTGTTAAGGATTTTGAATTAGATTTGTCAAAATGTTGGTTGATTGGGGATAAAGAATCAGATATAATTGCTGGTCAACGAGTTGGAATAAAGACAATTTTGGTTAGGACAGGCTATGGAAGTACAGTGGATAATTGCAAAACGATACAATGTGAGAGTTTGATAGAATCAGTAGATTATATTTTGAATTATTGCTTTTAG
- a CDS encoding D-sedoheptulose-7-phosphate isomerase: MINYLKSQLEESIEVKKKIINDENLGKIIIKVANIIIDAYRNNKKILVFGNGGSAADAQHFVAELVNKFRFDRRALAAIALTSNTSVLTAISNDDEYGNVFARQVEALAQNGDIVIGISTSGNSKNLSKAFDVSKNKGSTSVALLGKDGGENKNYSDLNIIVPSYDTPRIQEAHITIIHIICDIIEGTLFGGNNGKSSLS; encoded by the coding sequence ATGATAAATTATTTGAAATCACAATTGGAAGAAAGTATAGAAGTTAAGAAGAAAATTATTAATGATGAAAATTTGGGTAAAATCATTATTAAGGTAGCAAATATAATAATTGATGCATACAGAAATAATAAAAAGATATTAGTGTTTGGGAATGGTGGAAGTGCTGCTGATGCACAGCATTTTGTTGCAGAGTTGGTTAATAAATTTAGATTTGACAGGAGAGCTTTAGCTGCAATTGCATTAACCTCTAACACATCAGTACTTACTGCTATATCTAATGATGATGAATATGGAAATGTATTTGCAAGACAGGTTGAAGCATTAGCCCAGAATGGAGATATTGTTATCGGTATATCAACGAGTGGTAATTCAAAAAATCTATCTAAAGCATTTGATGTTTCAAAAAATAAAGGTAGTACATCAGTAGCGTTGCTTGGAAAGGATGGAGGAGAAAATAAAAATTACTCTGATTTAAATATTATTGTTCCATCTTATGATACACCTAGAATACAGGAGGCGCATATTACGATAATTCACATTATTTGTGATATAATTGAGGGTACATTGTTTGGAGGAAATAATGGCAAAAGCAGTCTTTCTTGA
- a CDS encoding GHMP family kinase ATP-binding protein — translation MMIIRAKAPLRISFCGGGTDVKEYFTHNTGMVLSSTINRYAFTSIIPNNTREIEVHSLDYNIVEKYNCDEDLYNCEGGLELVKSTLAALNVSSGCQVYLHNDAPPGSGLGSSSAMVVSMISAVSEWQGLAFDNYEISELAYKIEREDLKIAGGYQDQYGATFGGFNFIEFSKDAIVVNPLIIKPDIINELEYNLLMCYTGGIRLSSKIIDDQVNNYIQKKEDVIHAMDELKTLTVEMKKALLRGNLDDFGALLHDAWINKKMMSSKISNTKIDELYAEALNSGALGGKLLGAGGGGYLLLYCPYTKKHVVSDRLEKMGAQVAAWNFELKGVQSWKLK, via the coding sequence ATGATGATTATAAGAGCTAAAGCACCCTTAAGAATAAGTTTTTGTGGTGGTGGTACAGATGTAAAGGAGTATTTTACCCATAATACAGGAATGGTTTTAAGTTCCACAATCAACAGATATGCCTTCACGTCAATTATACCGAATAATACCAGAGAAATCGAAGTACATTCTCTTGACTATAATATTGTAGAAAAATATAACTGTGATGAAGACCTCTATAATTGTGAAGGTGGACTTGAATTGGTGAAATCAACACTTGCAGCGCTGAATGTTTCAAGCGGATGTCAGGTTTATCTTCATAATGACGCTCCTCCAGGCTCAGGGCTAGGGTCATCATCTGCAATGGTAGTGTCAATGATATCTGCCGTGTCTGAGTGGCAGGGGTTGGCATTTGATAATTATGAGATTTCTGAACTTGCATATAAGATTGAAAGGGAAGATTTAAAAATTGCAGGTGGCTACCAGGACCAATATGGAGCAACTTTTGGAGGATTTAACTTTATTGAATTTAGTAAGGATGCAATAGTGGTAAATCCTTTAATTATTAAACCTGATATTATTAATGAACTGGAATATAATCTGCTCATGTGTTACACGGGAGGTATCAGGTTATCATCTAAAATAATAGATGATCAGGTTAATAATTATATTCAGAAAAAAGAAGATGTTATTCATGCTATGGATGAACTTAAAACTTTAACAGTAGAAATGAAAAAGGCCCTGCTCAGGGGAAATCTTGATGATTTTGGTGCACTTTTACATGATGCATGGATAAATAAAAAAATGATGAGCAGTAAGATCAGTAACACAAAAATTGATGAGTTATATGCTGAAGCTTTGAATTCGGGTGCTTTGGGAGGCAAGCTTTTGGGTGCTGGTGGAGGAGGATATTTATTGCTGTACTGTCCTTATACCAAGAAGCATGTTGTCTCAGATAGACTTGAAAAAATGGGTGCCCAGGTTGCAGCGTGGAACTTTGAGCTTAAAGGTGTGCAGAGCTGGAAATTAAAATAA
- a CDS encoding nucleotidyltransferase family protein, with protein MDFLILAGGLGTRLRSVVDDRPKVMADINGRPFIEYQLCKIRKYTNDKIVLCIGYMGEMVEQYINKRDLGSIVFSYEKELLGTAGAIKNAEGKIDTREFLLLNGDTYLDVDYERLIEFHRSKNALATIVLRKNGDTGRYGNVIIDEKDRIMCFSEKSSNNSSTLINAGVYVLSKDVLEMIPPNQKCSLENDIFPALVEMNSKVYGFLCDKYFIDIGIPEDYKKFISDAKDIEVI; from the coding sequence ATGGATTTTCTTATTCTTGCAGGAGGATTGGGAACCAGACTTAGAAGCGTTGTAGACGATAGACCGAAAGTTATGGCAGACATCAACGGTAGACCGTTTATTGAGTATCAGCTTTGTAAGATTAGAAAATATACTAATGACAAAATAGTATTATGTATAGGATATATGGGCGAAATGGTAGAGCAATATATCAATAAAAGAGATTTGGGAAGTATAGTGTTTTCTTATGAAAAGGAACTTCTTGGAACAGCTGGTGCAATAAAGAATGCTGAGGGGAAAATTGATACCAGAGAATTTTTGTTGCTGAATGGAGATACCTATCTGGATGTTGATTATGAAAGGTTGATTGAATTTCACAGAAGCAAAAATGCATTAGCAACAATAGTATTGAGGAAAAATGGGGATACTGGAAGGTATGGGAACGTCATTATAGATGAAAAGGATAGGATTATGTGCTTTAGTGAAAAAAGCAGTAATAATTCTAGTACTTTAATCAACGCCGGAGTGTACGTACTATCAAAGGATGTATTAGAAATGATTCCGCCTAATCAAAAATGTTCTTTGGAAAATGATATTTTTCCTGCTTTGGTTGAAATGAATTCTAAAGTATATGGATTTTTATGTGATAAATATTTTATAGACATTGGGATACCTGAGGATTATAAAAAGTTTATAAGCGATGCCAAGGATATAGAGGTGATATGA
- a CDS encoding glycosyltransferase family 2 protein, translating into MFVVILNYKGLEDTIECIESLKKVKSKYNVSLVVVDNASGDGSDDGIKDRFDDIIMIESEANLGYSGGNNLGIRYAIEHEADYVIIINNDTIVEEDFIDGLVVNYDKDTGMCAPIIYYYDNKDDIWSSGGKYFKFKGSYSMTKGKIDKPTEFDFASGCCFLVSRNILERVGLLPEEYFLYLEDTDFCYNIRKKGLKIKVVPQSKIYHKVSKSTGGKSPLNIYYSSRNKLIFILKNFEGIKRTYAFLVNYIIRIFRMIQYFLLREKKLSRAVLWALKDYKKIGKSTRKF; encoded by the coding sequence GTGTTTGTAGTTATACTTAATTATAAGGGATTAGAAGATACCATTGAGTGTATAGAAAGTTTAAAGAAAGTAAAGAGCAAATATAATGTGTCTTTGGTTGTAGTGGATAATGCATCTGGAGATGGTTCTGACGATGGGATTAAAGACAGATTCGATGATATAATTATGATAGAAAGTGAAGCAAACCTAGGTTATTCAGGAGGGAATAATCTAGGTATCAGATATGCGATTGAACATGAAGCTGATTATGTTATTATTATTAATAATGATACAATAGTTGAAGAAGATTTTATTGATGGTCTTGTTGTTAACTATGATAAAGATACAGGTATGTGTGCTCCAATTATATATTATTATGATAATAAGGATGATATATGGAGCTCTGGAGGTAAGTATTTTAAATTTAAGGGAAGTTATAGTATGACTAAGGGAAAGATTGATAAACCTACAGAATTTGATTTTGCATCGGGATGTTGTTTCTTAGTCAGTAGAAATATATTAGAGCGGGTAGGGTTGTTGCCGGAAGAATATTTCTTGTACTTGGAGGATACGGATTTTTGTTATAATATAAGGAAGAAAGGTCTTAAAATAAAGGTTGTTCCGCAAAGTAAAATATATCATAAAGTTAGTAAATCAACAGGTGGAAAGTCCCCATTAAATATTTACTACTCCAGCAGGAACAAGCTGATATTTATTTTAAAAAATTTTGAAGGCATAAAAAGAACATATGCCTTTTTAGTAAATTATATTATTAGAATTTTTAGAATGATACAGTACTTTTTACTTAGAGAAAAGAAGCTTTCTAGAGCGGTGCTCTGGGCATTAAAGGATTATAAAAAAATAGGGAAATCAACGAGAAAGTTTTAA